One genomic window of Camelina sativa cultivar DH55 chromosome 5, Cs, whole genome shotgun sequence includes the following:
- the LOC104788870 gene encoding uncharacterized protein At2g39795, mitochondrial-like, producing MALAWCAVRRSASNFASLCGGRVRIISTVVDRPSLALNPSPVRPFVSSSFYNPTVVDQLSSEQTLIREIDSEINFASRINDLFKHEETPERSPFRIEDDGGKTVTLTRDYKGEHIKVVVGLPSHGDGVKIPLTVNVTKKSGLSLEFRCKLINEYDVIHIDGVFGDHSVDSLKDQLTNEGSYFKDVDHKLQMAFYKYLETRLTKGTMYFLYHYMMTNERRHFLWLKDVKKFLDDES from the exons ATGGCTTTGGCTTGGTGCGCTGTACGCAGGTCAGCTTCTAATTTTGCTTCCTTGTGTGGTGGTCGAGTCCGAATTATCTCCACCGTTGTGGACCGTCCGTCTCTAGCTCTCAACCCGTCACCGGTGCGTCCCTTTGTCTCTAGTAGCTTTTACAACCCCACGGTTGTTGATCAGCTGAGCTCCGAGCAAACGCTTATCCGGGAGATTGACTCCGAGATCAATTTTGCTTCGCGAATCAATGATTTGTTTAAG CATGAAGAGACTCCAGAAAGATCACCTTTCAGAATTGAAGATGATGGAGGTAAGACTGTGACATTGACTAGAGACTACAAAGGGGAACATATTAAAGTTGTAGTAGGCCTGCCTAGTCATGGAGATGGAGTAAAGATACCACTAACTGTGAATGTTACCAAGAAGAGCGGACTCAGCCTAGAGTTTCGATGCAAGCTTATTAATGAATATGATGTTATTCACATAGATGGTGTATTTGGGGATCATTCGGTTGATTCTTTGAAAGATCAACTGACGAATGAAGGGTCTTATTTCAA AGACGTGGATCATAAACTGCAGATGGCGTTCTACAAGTATCTGGAGACCAGATTGACAAAAGGCACAATGTATTTTTTGTATCACTACATGATGACGAACGAGCGACGCCACTTCTTATGGTTGAAGGATGTCAAGAAGTTCTTGGATGATGAAAGTTAA
- the LOC104788869 gene encoding uncharacterized protein At2g39795, mitochondrial-like, whose translation MALALCAVRRSASKFASVCGGRVGVISTVVNRPSLALNPSQLRPFASSSSHYPKVIDHFISEQTLILEIDSQIRFASQTNDMVNDEEATPGSLPFRIEDDGGKTVTLTRDYNGEHIKVVVGMPCESRDVGVVVDDDDDDDDDDDDDDELRIPLTVNVTKKSGLSLKFHCNVIDGHIDIYNVFVDHSGDSLKDQLPNTEWSSDDFKDVTHSLENALYKYLETRLTKDTTNFLYEYMTTNKRRQLFWLKDVKKFLVDAS comes from the exons ATGGCTTTAGCTTTGTGCGCTGTACGCAGGTCAGCATCTAAGTTTGCTTCCGTGTGTGGTGGTCGAGTCGGAGTTATCTCCACCGTTGTGAACCGTCCGTCTCTAGCTCTCAACCCATCACAGCTGCGTCCCTTCGCCTCTAGTAGCTCACACTACCCGAAGGTTATTGATCATTTTATCTCTGAGCAAACGCTTATCCTCGAGATTGACTCCCAGATCAGATTTGCTTCGCAAACCAATGATATGGTTAAC GATGAAGAGGCGACTCCAGGAAGTTTACCTTTTAGAATTGAAGATGATGGAGGTAAGACTGTGACATTGACTAGAGACTACAATGGGGAACACATTAAAGTTGTAGTAGGCATGCCTTGTGAATCTCGtgatgttggtgttgttgttgatgatgatgatgatgatgatgat gatgatgatgacgatgatgaattAAGGATTCCATTAACAGTGAATGTTACCAAGAAGAGCGGACTCAGCCTCAAGTTTCACTGCAACGTTATTGATGGTCATATCgacatatataatgtatttgtGGATCATTCGGGGGATTCTTTGAAAGATCAACTGCCGAATACTGAATGGTCGTCTGATGATTTCAA AGACGTGACTCATAGTCTGGAGAATGCGTTGTACAAGTATCTGGAGACCAGATTGACAAAAGACACAACGAATTTTTTGTATGAGTACATGACGACGAACAAGCGACGCCAGTTGTTTTGGTTGAAGGATGTCAAGAAGTTTTTGGTTGATGCAAGTTAA
- the LOC104785445 gene encoding protein YIPF1 homolog translates to MDESFANLQTSHLLGSVPAVIGDDKRSTNVPIASVNEGPSANMQIFPPNRGNNSKGYQTLESPTEVPEQQPSNNWKGFFNVYSYTQYFDVDTDVVLNRLMSSLFPTSGDFFNKIDANPDLYGLVWICTTLVFVLASLGNCATYLVKKRTQSDAPWIFDVNYMNLAASVIYGYAIIVPLGFYFSLRYMGSKADLLRFWCLWGYSLFIFIPISLPLLIPVEFLRWVIILLAGGASSSFVALNLQSYLETNNDITVVMGAAFGLQMVLSIFIKVWFFP, encoded by the exons ATGGATGAGTCGTTCGCTAATCTACAGACGAGTCATTTGCTTGGTTCAGTTCCT GCTGTGATCGGCGACGACAAGAGAAGCACAAATGTACCTATAGCAAGCGTTAATGAAg GTCCTTCTGCAAACATGCAGATATTTCCACCAAATCGTGGGAACAATTCAAAGGGTTATCAAACTCTTGAGAGCCCAACAG AAGTACCTGAACAACAGCCATCAAACAACTGGAAGGGCTTCTTTAACGTCTACTCATATACTCAGTACTTCGATGTAGACACAGACGTTGTTTTGAACAGATTGATGAGCTCGTTGTTTCCCACTAGCGGAGATTTTTTCAACAAGATTGATGCAAACCCTGATTT GTATGGACTTGTCTGGATCTGCACTACGCTTGTGTTTGTGCTTGCTTCTCTCGGAAATTGTGCCACATATCTTGTGAAGAAACGAACCCAAAGCGATGCTCCTTGGATCTTTGATGTGAACTATATGAATTTGGCAGCATCTGTAATCTATGGCTATGCAATAATTGTGCCCTTGGGATTTTATTTCTCACTTCGGTATATGGGGTCCAAAGCTGATCTTCTAAGATTCTGGTGCCTCTGGGGATACTCTCTCTTCATTTTCATTCCAATCTCT CTTCCATTGCTTATTCCAGTAGAGTTTCTGAGATGGGTGATTATACTCTTAGCTGGTGGCGCATCATCGTCCTTTGTTGCCCTGAATCTACAGTCTTACCTAGAGACGAACAACGATATCACGGTTGTAATGGGTGCAGCATTTGGTCTGCAAATGGTTCTTTCAATCTTCATCAAGGTCTGGTTCTTTCCTTAA
- the LOC104785447 gene encoding uncharacterized protein At2g39795, mitochondrial-like, which translates to MALAWSVVRRSASKLASVCGGLRVRSISTVVNRPNLPRNPSPLSPFVSRGFLYSTAIDRMSSEQTLIRVIDSEINSALQSGDLNLDEEMTPGSFPFKIEDNPGQQNVTLTRDFNGEHIKVVVSMPSLVTDENDEDDDDDDGPSNESSIPLVVTITKKSGLSLEFSCMAFPDEIAIDALSVKQPGDSLEDQMANEGPDFEDLDENLKKTFYKFLEIRGVKASTTNFLHEYMMRKVNQEYLLWLKNVKAFMEE; encoded by the exons ATGGCTTTAGCTTGGTCCGTTGTACGCAGGTCAGCTTCTAAGCTAGCTTCAGTGTGTGGTGGTCTTCGAGTCCGATCTATCTCCACCGTTGTCAATCGCCCGAATCTACCTCGCAACCCTTCTCCGCTGAGTCCTTTCGTCTCTCGCGGCTTTCTTTACTCGACGGCTATTGATCGTATGAGCTCCGAGCAAACCCTTATCCGAGTGATTGACTCCGAGATCAATTCCGCTTTGCAATCCGGTGATCTCAATTTG GATGAAGAGATGACTCCAGGAAGTTTCCCATTCAAAATTGAAGACAATCCTGGACAGCAGAATGTGACATTGACTAGAGATTTCAATGGAGAACATATTAAAGTTGTAGTAAGCATGCCTAGTCTTGTTACTGATgagaatgatgaagatgatgatgatgatgatggtccTAGTAATGAATCAAGTATTCCACTAGTTGTGACTATTACCAAGAAGAGCGGACTCAGCTTAGAGTTTAGCTGCATGGCTTTTCCTGATGAGATTGCTATCGATGCTTTATCTGTGAAACAACCGGGGGATTCTTTGGAGGATCAAATGGCGAATGAAGGACCTGATTTCGA AGACTTGGAcgagaatctgaagaagacTTTCTACAAGTTTTTGGAGATCAGAGGAGTGAAAGCAAGCACCACGAATTTCTTGCACGAGTACATGATGAGAAAAGTGAACCAAGAGTACTTGTTATGGTTGAAGAATGTTAAGGCGTTTATGGAAGAGTGA
- the LOC104785449 gene encoding uncharacterized protein LOC104785449 — protein sequence MEETRAETKVNEAMDREKSLVLRLDRLHDKLEKQQAEREMYFVAMLKMLRLHIGEGDSEELVNIEVDVEKESFSDSVIASQFPEVQVTPQQELLHETVSIGDIDSELETKSTEHMSLVAISEEELIPPFQVSTSSLEPSLQFHNSSTVVCEDSQSVVGCADLYLFDHQEAVLVSYAKDESTSVTNNQVARQLFGRRSQAAERLELQKKRKDLKSWMFKYKQRKGRSWRLHTKVFSFPSLCDHLIDRMRTRMKRKLFGGIDIRKFGNLIVDGEAHEAPRYMTFPHEAKKISIAIKPWIFRFKTTKSDAGREQQTVYEQIRMVKEWLLQTSLVMQQVMRNKKFRLCKRWWFKYKSVEEGMKRLQIQLRYKHML from the exons ATGGAGGAAACGCGAGCTGAGACGAAGGTGAACGAAGCTATGGATCGTGAAAAGTCGTTGGTGTTGCGCTTAGACAGGCTTCACGATAAACTCGAGAAACAACAGGCAGAGAGGGAGATGTATTTTGTTGCGATGCTCAAGATGCTTCGATTACACATCGGCGAAGGGGATAGTGAAGAATTGGTGAACATTGAGGTTGATGTTGAGAAAGAATCGTTCTCAGATTCTGTTATTGCTTCACAGTTCCCAGAGGTTCAAGTGACTCCACAACAAGAGTTGCTTCACGAAACAGTTTCGATTGGGGATATTGATTCTGAGCTGGAGACAAA ATCGACTGAACACATGTCTCTAGTAGCGATCTCGGAGGAAGAACTAATTCCACCATTTCAGGTATCGACTTCTTCATTGGAACCTAGCCTTCAATTTCACAATTCATCAACGGTTGTTTGTGAGGATTCCCAATCTGTTGTTGGCTGTGCTGATTTGTACTTGTTTGATCATCAAGAAGCGGTTTTGGTTTCGTATGCGAAAGACGAATCTACAAGTGTGACTAACAATCAAGTTGCACGCCAACTGTTTGGTAGAAGGTCTCAGGCTGCAGAAAGACTGGAATTGCAGAAAAAGCGGAAGGACTTGAAATCTTGGATGTTTAAGTATAAACAAAGGAAAGGGAGATCGTGGAGGCTACACACTAAGGTGTTCTCCTTCCCAAGTTTGTGTGACCATCTGATTGATAGGATGAGAACAAGAATGAAGAGAAAGTTGTTTGGTGGAATTGATATCAGAAAATTTGGGAACTTAATTGTTGATGGAGAAGCTCATGAAGCACCACGGTACATGACGTTTCCACATGAAGCAAAGAAGATATCAATAGCGATTAAACCTTGGATTTTCAGATTCAAAACAACGAAGAGTGATGCAGGCCGTGAACAACAAACTGTGTATGAGCAGATTAGAATGGTGAAGGAGTGGCTATTGCAAACAAGTTTGGTTATGCAACAAGTtatgagaaacaaaaagttcAGGTTGTGCAAGCGGTGGTGGTTCAAATATAAATCTGTAGAAGAGGGTATGAAGCGACTGCAGATCCAGTTGAGGTACAAGCACATGTTGTAA
- the LOC104785446 gene encoding delta-1-pyrroline-5-carboxylate synthase A: protein MEELDRSRAFARDVKRIVVKVGTAVVTGKGGRLALGRLGALCEQLAELNSDGFEVILVSSGAVGLGRQRLRYRQLVNSSFADLQKPQTELDGKACAGVGQSSLMSYYETMFDQLDVTAAQLLVNDSSFRDKEFRKQLNETVKSMLDLRVIPIFNENDAISTRRAPYQDSSGIFWDNDSLAALLALELKADLLILLSDVEGLYTGPPSDPNSKLIHTFVKEKHQDEITFGDKSRLGRGGMTAKVKAAVNAAYAGIPVIITSGYSAENIDKVLRGLRVGTLFHQDARLWAPITDSSARDMAVAARESSRKLQALSSEDRKKILLDIADALEANETTIKAENELDVAAAQEAGLEESLVARLVMTPGKISSLAVSVRKLAEMEDPIGRVLKKTEVADGLVLEKTSSPLGVLLIVFESRPDALVQIASLAIRSGNGLLLKGGKEARRSNAILHKVITDAIPKTVGGKLIGLVTSREEIPDLLKLDDVIDLVIPRGSNKLVTQIKNTTKIPVLGHADGICHVYVDKSCDTDMAKRIVSDAKLDYPAACNAMETLLVHKDLEQNAVLNEFIFALQSNGVTLYGGPRASAILNIPEARTFNHEYCSKACTVEVVEDVYAAIDHIHQHGSAHTDCIVTEDHEVAELFLRQVDSAAVFHNASTRFSDGFRFGLGAEVGVSTGRIHARGPVGVEGLLTTRWIMRGKGQVVDGDNGIVYTHQDIPIQA, encoded by the exons ATGGAGGAGCTAGATCGTTCACGTGCTTTTGCCAGAGACGTCAAGCGTATCGTCGTTAAG gttgggaCCGCAGTTGTGACTGGAAAAGGTGGAAGATTGGCTCTTGGTCGCTTAGGAGCACTCTGTGAACAG CTTGCGGAATTAAACTCGGATGGATTTGAAGTGATATTGGTGTCATCTGGTGCGGTTGGCCTTGGCCGGCAAAGGCTTCGATATCGACAATTAGTCAATAGCAG CTTTGCGGATCTTCAGAAGCCTCAGACTGAACTTGATGGCAAGGCTTGTGCTGGTGTTGGACAAAGCAGTCTTATGTCTTATTATGAGACTATGTTCGACCAG CTGGATGTGACCGCTGCTCAGCTTCTGGTGAATGACAGTAGTTTTAGAGACAAGGAATTCAGGAAGCAACTTAATGAGACTGTCAAGTCTATGCTTGATTTGAGGGTTATTCCTATTTTCAACGAGAATGATGCTATTAGCACCCGAAGAGCCCCATATCAG GATTCTTCTGGTATTTTCTGGGACAACGACAGCTTAGCTGCTCTACTGGCGCTGGAGCTGAAAGCTGATCTTCTGATTCTCCTGAGTGATGTTGAAGGTCTTTACACTGGCCCTCCAAGTGATCCTAACTCAAAGTTGATCCACACTTTTGTTAAGGAAAAACATCAAGACGAGATTACATTCGGCGACAAATCAAGATTAGGGAGAGGTGGTATGACAGCTAAAGTCAAAGCCGCAGTGAATGCAGCTTATGCTGGGATTCCTGTCATCATAACCAG TGGGTATTCAGCTGAGAACATAGACAAAGTCCTCAGAGGACTGCGTGTTGGAACCTTATTTCATCAAGATGCTCGTTTATGGGCTCCGATCACAGATTCTAGTGCTCGTGACATGGCTGTTGCGGCTAGGGAGAGTTCTAGAAAGCTTCAG GCTCTATCTTCAGAAGATAGGAAAAAAATTCTGCTTGATATTGCTGATGCTCTTGAAGCAAATGAAACAACAATCAAAGCTGAGAATGAGTTAGATGTAGCTGCAGCACAAGAGGCTGGGTTGGAAGAATCGTTGGTGGCTCGCTTAGTTATGACCCCTGGGAAG ATCTCAAGCCTTGCAGTTTCAGTTCGCAAGCTAGCTGAAATGGAAGATCCAATTGGCCGTGTTTTGAAGAAAACAGAG GTGGCTGATGGTCTGGTCTTAGAGAAGACCTCATCCCCATTAGGCGTACTTCTGATTGTTTTTGAATCTCGACCTGATGCACTTGTACAG ATAGCTTCACTTGCCATCCGGAGTGGAAATGGTCTCTTATTGAAGGGTGGAAAGGAGGCCCGGCGATCAAATGCTATCTTACACAAG GTGATCACTGATGCAATTCCAAAGACTGTCGGGGGTAAACTCATTGGACTTGTGACTTCAAGAGAAGAGATTCCTGATTTGCTCAAG CTTGATGATGTTATTGATCTTGTGATCCCAAGAGGTAGTAACAAGCTTGTTACTCAGAttaaaaacactacaaaaatcccTGTGCTTGGTCATGCTG ATGGAATCTGTCATGTATATGTCGACAAGTCTTGTGATACGGATATGGCAAAGCGCATAGTCTCTGATGCAAAGTTAGACTATCCAGCAGCCTGTAATGCGATG GAAACCCTTCTTGTGCATAAGGATCTAGAGCAGAATGCAGTGCTCAATGAGTTTATTTTTGCTCTGCAGAGCAATG GAGTCACTTTGTATGGTGGACCAAGGGCAAGTGCAATACTGAACATACCAGAAGCACGGACGTTCAACCATGAATACTGTTCCAAGGCTTGCACTGTTGAAGTTGTAGAAGACGTTTATGCTGCTATAGATCACATTCACCAACATGGGAG TGCACACACAGACTGCATTGTGACAGAGGATCACGAAGTTGCAGAGCTATTCCTTCGCCAAGTGGACAG TGCTGCTGTTTTTCACAATGCAAGCACAAGATTCTCAGATGGTTTTCGATTTGGACTTGGTGCTGAG GTGGGAGTAAGTACAGGCAGGATCCATGCTCGTGGTCCAGTTGGGGTTGAAGGATTACTTACAACAAGATG GATAATGAGAGGAAAAGGACAAGTCGTGGACGGAGACAATGGAATTGTTTACACCCATCAGGACATTCCCATCCAAGCCTAA
- the LOC104788871 gene encoding uncharacterized protein At2g39795, mitochondrial-like, translated as MALAWCAVRRSASKFGSLCGGRVRINSTVVDRPSLALNPSPLRPFVSSSFYYPAVVDQLSSEKMLIREIDSEINLASQISDMFKDATPGSLPFRIEDDGGKTVTLTRDYKGEHIKVVVGMPCESRDDKSGLSLKFCCKVIDGHIDIYDVFVDHSGDELPNIEWSSDDFKDVNHNVENALYKYLETRLTKGTTNFLYEYMTTNKRRHLFWLKDVKKFLDDES; from the exons ATGGCTTTGGCTTGGTGCGCTGTACGCAGGTCAGCTTCTAAGTTTGGTTCCTTGTGTGGTGGTCGAGTCCGAATTAACTCCACCGTTGTGGACCGTCCGTCTCTAGCTCTCAACCCGTCACCGCTGCGTCCCTTCGTCTCTAGTAGCTTTTACTACCCGGCGGTTGTTGATCAGCTGAGCTCCGAGAAAATGCTTATCCGGGAGATTGACTCCGAGATCAATTTAGCTTCGCAAATCAGTGATATGTTTAAG GATGCGACTCCAGGAAGCTTACCTTTCAGAATTGAAGATGATGGAGGTAAGACTGTGACATTGACTAGAGACTACAAAGGGGAACACATTAAAGTTGTGGTAGGCATGCCTTGTGAATCTCGTGATGAt AAGAGCGGACTCAGCCTCAAGTTTTGCTGCAAGGTTATTGATGGTCATATCGACATATATGATGTATTTGTGGATCATTCGGGAGATGAACTGCCTAATATTGAATGGTCGTCTGATGATTTCAA AGACGTGAATCATAACGTGGAGAATGCGTTGTACAAGTATCTGGAGACCAGATTGACAAAAGGCACAACGAATTTTTTGTATGAGTACATGACGACGAACAAGCGACGCCACTTGTTTTGGTTGAAGGATGTCAAGAAGTTTTTGGATGATGAAAGTTAA
- the LOC104785448 gene encoding uncharacterized protein At2g39790, mitochondrial-like, whose protein sequence is MAFAWSVRKSASKLASVCGRVRSISAVVNLPSISLKPSPLSPFVSRSFFYSMAVDQLSSEQTLLLAIDSELNSAFQNDDPDLSEEMTPGSFFPFEIEDDAGDQNVTLTRDYNGEHIKLSADMPYLHDAVIDAFGPSCPHDELLFPLEVTITKKSGLSLEFTCQVFADYMRVRELTVNHPEDSLEYLMETDWPPLKNLDDNLKKALERYLTTRVEASTTKLLHKYMMSKMKREYLVWLKNVKKFVDE, encoded by the exons ATGGCTTTTGCTTGGAGCGTACGCAAGTCAGCATCTAAGCTCGCTTCCGTATGTGGTCGAGTCCGGTCTATCTCCGCAGTTGTGAACCTTCCGTCTATATCTCTTAAACCGTCTCCGCTGAGTCCGTTCGTCTCTCGTAGCTTTTTCTACTCGATGGCTGTTGATCAGCTGAGCTCTGAGCAAACCCTTCTCCTTGCTATTGACTCCGAGCTCAATTCCGCTTTCCAAAACGATGATCCCGACTTA AGTGAAGAGATGACACCAGGAAGCTTCTTCCCTTTCGAAATCGAAGACGATGCTGGAGATCAGAATGTTACATTGACCAGAGACTACAATGGGGAACATATTAAACTTTCAGCAGACATGCCTTATCTTCATGATGCTGTCATTGATGCATTTGGTCCTTCATGTCCTCATGATGAACTATTATTTCCACTAGAAGTGACTATCACCAAGAAGAGCGGACTCAGCCTAGAGTTTACCTGCCAGGTGTTTGCTGATTATATGAGAGTAAGAGAGTTAACTGTGAATCATCCTGAGGATTCTTTGGAGTATCTAATGGAAACTGACTGGCCTCCTCTCAA AAACTTGGACGATAATCTGAAGAAGGCGTTAGAAAGATATCTGACGACCAGAGTTGAAGCAAGCACAACGAAACTCTTGCATAAGTACATGATGAGCAAAATGAAGCGAGAGTACTTGGTATGGTTGAAGAATGTTAAGAAGTTTGTGGATGAATGA